A window of the Meiothermus sp. CFH 77666 genome harbors these coding sequences:
- a CDS encoding spermidine/putrescine ABC transporter substrate-binding protein, producing MRILLALFAALGLAMAQGTLQLYTWTDYIDPSIVRDFEKATGIKVRITYYESNEEMQAKLQAGGVSQFDLVVPSDFIVPVLVSLNLLQPLDKSKIPNLKNLDPKFTNPPYDPGNRYTVGYLWGTVGLMYRTDIFKAPPASWNVLFDPGQQKGAFTFMDSSREMLGIALRYLGHSVNSTNPAQVKMAIDAMLAAKRSRNFKGFQGGVSATKLLLANQAVAVVVYNQDALRVAEGNPRYGFTIPKEGSTLFIDSMAIPAKAPNPEAAHRFINFILDAQIGARLAEYQQSATPNAAAKKLLKPQMLQNPAIWPTEAQMKVLEFILDQGRNNRVLDEAWTQVKSR from the coding sequence ATGCGAATCCTGCTTGCGCTGTTTGCCGCCCTGGGGCTGGCTATGGCCCAGGGTACCCTCCAGCTTTACACCTGGACCGATTACATAGACCCCAGCATTGTCCGCGACTTTGAAAAAGCGACCGGCATCAAGGTCCGCATCACCTACTACGAGTCCAACGAGGAGATGCAGGCCAAACTCCAGGCCGGCGGGGTCAGCCAGTTTGACCTGGTGGTGCCTTCGGACTTCATTGTGCCGGTGCTGGTTAGTCTGAACCTCTTGCAACCCCTGGACAAGAGCAAAATTCCCAACCTGAAAAACCTCGACCCCAAGTTCACCAACCCCCCCTACGACCCTGGCAACCGCTACACCGTGGGCTACCTGTGGGGCACGGTAGGGCTCATGTACCGCACCGACATCTTCAAGGCCCCGCCCGCCTCCTGGAACGTGCTTTTTGACCCGGGCCAGCAAAAAGGGGCCTTTACCTTTATGGACTCCTCGCGCGAGATGCTGGGCATTGCCCTGCGCTACCTGGGCCACTCGGTCAACAGCACCAACCCGGCCCAGGTCAAAATGGCGATAGATGCCATGCTCGCCGCCAAACGCAGCCGCAACTTCAAGGGCTTCCAGGGCGGGGTTTCGGCCACCAAGCTCCTGCTGGCCAACCAGGCCGTGGCGGTGGTGGTCTACAACCAGGATGCCCTGCGGGTGGCCGAGGGCAACCCCCGCTACGGCTTCACCATTCCCAAGGAGGGCAGCACGCTCTTTATAGATAGCATGGCCATTCCGGCCAAAGCACCCAATCCGGAGGCCGCCCACCGGTTCATCAACTTCATTCTGGATGCCCAAATTGGAGCCCGCCTGGCTGAGTACCAGCAGTCGGCTACCCCCAACGCCGCCGCCAAAAAACTCCTGAAGCCCCAGATGCTCCAGAACCCGGCCATCTGGCCCACCGAAGCCCAGATGAAAGTGCTCGAGTTCATCCTCGACCAGGGCCGCAACAACCGCGTGCTGGACGAGGCCTGGACGCAGGTGAAGAGCCGATAG
- a CDS encoding threonine/serine dehydratase yields MNAHELISRLPGTIQQAHTRLRPHLRETPLEGSLALSQMTGARVWLKLENLQPTGSFKVRGALNKLLSLPPEALQKGVVTASSGNHGAAVAYGLKKLGGRGLVFVPEGASATKLGAIRRYGAELCVHGTSGDDTELYARRYAETHGLVYISPYNDPDVIAGQGTIGLELTSQSPEPLEALFVTVGGGGMIAGIAAYFKSVSPHTTIVGCQPENNAAMWASIQAGRITSIEARPTLSDGSAGGLEPGAITFELCRRLVDDWVTVSEAEIKHAMRLFLETQHQLLEGAAGVALAGFLKRAERYRGRQVGVVICGANIGLQTLREVLQ; encoded by the coding sequence ATGAACGCTCACGAGCTTATCTCTCGCTTGCCGGGGACCATCCAGCAGGCCCACACCCGCCTGCGACCCCACCTGCGCGAGACCCCACTGGAGGGCTCACTGGCCCTCTCCCAGATGACCGGGGCGCGGGTCTGGCTGAAGCTCGAGAACCTCCAGCCCACCGGCTCCTTCAAGGTGCGTGGGGCGCTGAACAAGCTGCTCTCACTCCCGCCCGAGGCGCTGCAAAAAGGGGTGGTCACGGCCAGCAGCGGCAATCACGGGGCCGCCGTGGCCTATGGGCTCAAGAAGCTGGGGGGCCGGGGTCTGGTCTTTGTGCCGGAGGGGGCCAGTGCGACCAAGCTGGGGGCCATCCGGCGCTACGGCGCGGAGCTCTGTGTACACGGAACCAGCGGCGACGACACCGAACTCTACGCCCGCCGCTACGCCGAAACCCACGGCCTGGTTTACATCTCGCCTTACAACGACCCGGACGTAATCGCAGGCCAGGGTACCATTGGCCTCGAGCTCACCTCTCAGAGCCCCGAGCCCCTGGAGGCGCTCTTCGTGACCGTGGGGGGCGGGGGGATGATAGCCGGCATCGCCGCCTATTTCAAATCGGTGAGCCCCCACACCACCATTGTGGGCTGCCAGCCCGAAAACAATGCCGCCATGTGGGCTTCCATTCAGGCCGGACGCATCACTTCCATCGAGGCCCGGCCCACCCTTTCGGACGGGAGCGCAGGGGGATTGGAGCCCGGCGCCATCACCTTTGAGCTCTGCCGTCGTCTGGTGGACGACTGGGTCACGGTGAGCGAGGCGGAAATCAAACACGCCATGCGGCTTTTTCTGGAAACCCAGCACCAGTTGCTGGAAGGCGCCGCCGGGGTGGCGCTGGCAGGGTTTCTGAAGCGGGCCGAACGCTACCGGGGTCGGCAGGTGGGGGTGGTGATCTGCGGCGCCAACATCGGGCTACAGACCCTGCGGGAAGTCTTGCAGTAA
- a CDS encoding aminotransferase class III-fold pyridoxal phosphate-dependent enzyme, protein MPYIQLKTPIPGPKSQELQSRRAAAVTAALAQANPVAVRKAHGSLVEDVDGNTLIDLAGGIGVLAVGHTPGSVVAALKAQADELLHMCSIVANYEPYVAVCEALNRLTPGDFPKKTLLANGGAEAVENAVKFARRYTGRSGIIVFEGAYHGRTNLTMAMTSKWGLFKKGFGPFAPEVYRLPVPNLYRTPEGMTPEAYVDWACWNLENALTAHIDPSALAAIVIEPVIGEGGFIPVPHKFLRKIREVCDTTGAVMIADEIQSGSGRTGKLWAIEHSGVVPDLIISAKSLGAGMPISAVTGRAEILDAPHVGGVGSTYGGNPLACVAALEALKILESPGFLDRAQHIECIVRETFEPLKAEVPVLGDVRGVGAMMVLEFVKDPRTKEPWQEFAMETIKLASRRGVILIRAGLYTNCIRFLPALDIPEEMLREALSVVAGAIRETYKAMAAVKA, encoded by the coding sequence ATGCCTTACATCCAACTCAAAACACCCATTCCCGGCCCCAAAAGCCAGGAACTCCAATCGCGCCGGGCTGCCGCCGTGACCGCTGCGCTGGCCCAGGCCAACCCCGTTGCGGTCAGGAAAGCCCACGGCTCGCTGGTCGAAGACGTGGACGGCAACACCCTTATAGACCTGGCGGGCGGCATCGGGGTGCTGGCCGTGGGGCACACCCCCGGTAGCGTGGTGGCGGCCCTCAAGGCCCAGGCCGATGAACTGTTGCACATGTGCAGCATCGTGGCCAACTACGAGCCCTACGTGGCCGTCTGCGAGGCCCTGAACCGGCTCACCCCCGGCGACTTTCCCAAAAAAACCCTGCTGGCCAATGGCGGGGCCGAGGCGGTGGAGAATGCCGTCAAGTTCGCCCGCCGCTACACCGGGCGAAGCGGGATTATCGTCTTCGAGGGGGCCTACCACGGGCGCACCAACCTGACCATGGCCATGACCAGCAAGTGGGGCCTCTTCAAGAAGGGCTTTGGCCCCTTTGCCCCCGAGGTCTACCGCCTGCCGGTGCCCAACCTGTACCGCACCCCCGAGGGCATGACCCCCGAGGCGTATGTGGACTGGGCCTGCTGGAACCTCGAGAACGCCCTGACCGCCCACATAGACCCCTCGGCGCTGGCGGCCATCGTGATTGAGCCGGTGATCGGCGAGGGGGGTTTTATACCCGTGCCGCACAAGTTTTTGCGTAAGATCCGCGAGGTCTGCGACACAACGGGCGCGGTGATGATTGCCGATGAAATCCAGAGTGGCTCGGGCCGCACCGGGAAGCTCTGGGCCATCGAGCACAGCGGGGTGGTGCCCGACCTGATCATCAGCGCCAAGAGCCTGGGGGCCGGGATGCCCATCAGCGCGGTGACGGGCCGGGCCGAAATTCTGGACGCCCCGCACGTGGGCGGGGTGGGCAGCACCTACGGCGGCAACCCCCTGGCCTGCGTGGCGGCCCTGGAAGCCCTGAAGATACTCGAGTCCCCCGGCTTCCTGGACAGGGCCCAGCACATCGAATGTATTGTGCGCGAGACCTTTGAGCCGCTGAAAGCCGAGGTTCCGGTGCTGGGCGATGTGCGCGGGGTGGGGGCCATGATGGTGCTCGAGTTCGTCAAAGACCCCAGAACCAAAGAACCCTGGCAGGAGTTCGCCATGGAGACCATCAAGCTGGCCTCCCGGCGGGGCGTGATTCTGATCCGGGCCGGGCTATACACCAACTGCATCCGCTTTTTGCCCGCCCTGGACATCCCCGAGGAGATGCTCCGCGAGGCGCTCTCGGTAGTGGCAGGGGCCATCCGCGAAACCTACAAGGCGATGGCAGCAGTAAAGGCTTAG
- a CDS encoding serine hydrolase domain-containing protein has product MPPQSVQAKLQSLLQNPLRAIPSLQVVVIRAGGIVYAESFGHRYLHPTNPGQHLPANNQTRFRVASISKLAVALGVMRLVEQGTIDLDADVSEYLGFTLRNPAFPALPIRVRHLLSHTSSIRDGSRYAIPSPYTLQDFFRPEGRFFEDGAHFDPRHAPGAYAQYANLNTGVLGTLIECVSGQRFDLFMEQAVLRPLGMEGGFNVGRFTPTQIGNLAVLYRKQAGGVWNPSGPWVAQVDDYGGVVPPGPMTQNPDKPDDSLVVVDSSTYQPGTNATFFSPQGGLRASALELAQMALLFMGKAPPILQPATLERMLHPQWIWDGHNGDTLEGQALSWGLGVWRFTNTPGLDCPVRGHGRPWYGHLGDAYGLLSGLLFNPEEQHALVYILGGQGCDPTPHRGVYSAYTRWEEEVLSALYGLLS; this is encoded by the coding sequence ATGCCCCCTCAAAGTGTGCAGGCCAAACTGCAATCGCTACTCCAAAACCCCCTACGCGCCATTCCCAGCCTTCAGGTTGTGGTCATCCGGGCCGGGGGAATCGTCTATGCCGAGTCGTTCGGGCATCGCTACCTTCACCCCACCAACCCCGGCCAGCATCTCCCGGCGAACAATCAGACCCGCTTCCGGGTGGCCTCCATCTCCAAACTGGCGGTGGCCCTGGGGGTGATGCGGCTGGTCGAGCAGGGCACAATAGACCTGGACGCCGACGTAAGCGAGTACCTGGGCTTTACCCTGCGGAACCCGGCCTTTCCAGCGCTGCCCATCCGCGTCCGGCATCTGCTCAGCCACACCTCTTCCATTCGGGACGGCAGCCGGTACGCCATTCCCAGCCCCTACACCCTGCAGGACTTCTTCAGACCCGAGGGGCGCTTTTTTGAGGATGGGGCACACTTTGACCCCCGCCATGCCCCTGGCGCCTACGCCCAGTACGCCAACCTCAATACGGGCGTGCTGGGCACGCTTATTGAGTGCGTCTCGGGCCAGCGTTTCGACCTGTTCATGGAGCAGGCGGTTTTGAGGCCCCTGGGAATGGAGGGCGGGTTTAATGTGGGCCGCTTCACCCCGACACAAATTGGCAATCTGGCGGTGCTGTACCGCAAGCAAGCGGGCGGGGTGTGGAACCCTTCAGGCCCCTGGGTGGCACAGGTAGACGACTATGGCGGTGTGGTGCCCCCGGGCCCCATGACCCAGAACCCCGATAAGCCCGACGACAGCCTGGTGGTGGTGGACTCGAGCACCTACCAGCCCGGCACCAATGCCACTTTTTTCTCGCCGCAGGGGGGCCTCCGGGCTTCGGCCTTGGAGCTGGCCCAGATGGCGCTATTGTTTATGGGGAAAGCACCCCCCATCCTGCAACCCGCCACGCTAGAACGGATGCTGCATCCCCAGTGGATCTGGGACGGACACAACGGCGATACCCTGGAGGGGCAGGCCCTCAGTTGGGGGTTGGGGGTGTGGCGCTTTACCAACACCCCCGGCCTGGACTGTCCGGTAAGGGGTCATGGGCGGCCCTGGTATGGGCACCTGGGCGATGCCTACGGCCTGTTGAGCGGGCTGCTCTTCAACCCAGAGGAACAGCACGCACTCGTTTACATCCTGGGTGGGCAGGGCTGTGACCCCACCCCCCACAGGGGCGTTTATTCGGCCTATACGCGCTGGGAGGAGGAGGTTCTCAGCGCCCTTTATGGTCTGCTAAGCTAA
- a CDS encoding spermidine/putrescine ABC transporter substrate-binding protein yields MNRLLALLGFLALPLALAQPREMRLFIWSEYMDPAIIKAFEQKFNLRVRIDLYESNEDMLAKLQAGGVSQYDVIVPGDYIIPTLVQLKLVQPLDQSKIPNLKNLDPKFANPPFDPGNRYSVAYQWGMSGIMYRKDRVPTPTSWSVILGPGADKPFVLMDSIREMMGAALRFQGKSINTKNPAEVRAAGQVLLNAKKNPRFLGFEGGVGAKNRLVAGTATYAVVYNGDALKAADENKNVGFVVPKEGAALFLDNLAIPARAPNPEAAHQFINFILDPKIGAQLSNFNRYATPNKAALPFINPADRKNPAIYPDAATMAKLEFVLDLGKDTRLYDEVWTAVKSR; encoded by the coding sequence ATGAACCGCCTACTGGCCCTACTCGGCTTCCTGGCCTTGCCCCTGGCCCTGGCCCAGCCCCGCGAGATGCGGCTTTTTATCTGGTCGGAGTACATGGATCCGGCCATCATCAAAGCCTTTGAGCAAAAGTTCAACCTGCGGGTACGCATTGACCTCTACGAGTCCAACGAAGACATGCTGGCCAAGCTCCAGGCCGGGGGGGTCTCGCAGTACGATGTGATCGTACCGGGCGATTACATCATCCCCACCCTGGTTCAGCTCAAGCTGGTGCAGCCGCTGGACCAGAGCAAAATTCCGAACCTGAAAAACCTCGACCCCAAGTTTGCCAACCCCCCCTTCGACCCCGGCAACCGCTACAGTGTGGCCTACCAGTGGGGCATGTCGGGCATCATGTACCGCAAAGACCGCGTGCCCACCCCCACCAGTTGGAGCGTAATTCTGGGGCCGGGGGCCGACAAGCCCTTTGTGCTGATGGACTCCATCCGCGAGATGATGGGGGCCGCGCTGCGCTTCCAGGGCAAGTCCATCAACACCAAAAACCCCGCCGAGGTACGGGCTGCCGGACAGGTGCTCCTGAACGCCAAGAAGAACCCCCGCTTCCTGGGCTTTGAAGGCGGGGTGGGGGCCAAGAACCGGCTGGTCGCGGGTACGGCCACCTATGCAGTGGTCTACAACGGCGACGCCCTCAAGGCCGCCGACGAGAACAAGAACGTGGGCTTTGTGGTGCCCAAGGAAGGGGCCGCGCTCTTCCTGGACAACCTGGCCATTCCCGCCCGCGCCCCCAACCCAGAGGCCGCCCACCAGTTCATCAACTTCATCCTCGACCCCAAAATCGGCGCCCAGCTCTCCAACTTCAACCGCTACGCCACCCCCAACAAAGCCGCCCTGCCCTTCATCAACCCCGCCGACCGCAAGAACCCGGCCATCTACCCCGATGCCGCCACCATGGCGAAGCTCGAGTTCGTTCTCGACCTAGGCAAGGACACCCGCCTCTACGACGAGGTCTGGACGGCGGTAAAGAGCCGCTAG
- a CDS encoding ABC transporter permease, with protein sequence MRLNPLIGISAIATLAFLYLPMLAVAVLSFNKTRYGLTWSGFTWDWYVRLFSNPDILEAARNTFVLALLSTMIATVLGTLFAIALERYPWPRRSQGFLENILYLPVVTPDIIFAVALVVAFGAFRMVSSLFEPGLFTMILGHVTFQIAFVALTVRSRLKSLGHDLDEAARDLYASYGYYVRRVLLPLLTPGIVAGAMLAFTLSLDDFVISFFTAGPTSQTLPLLIYASVRRGVTPEIHALSTLIFLITVLLVLASERLTRR encoded by the coding sequence ATGCGCCTGAACCCCCTGATTGGCATCTCTGCCATCGCCACGCTGGCCTTTTTGTACCTGCCCATGCTGGCTGTAGCGGTGCTCTCCTTCAACAAGACCCGCTATGGCCTCACCTGGTCGGGGTTTACCTGGGACTGGTATGTGCGGCTTTTTAGCAACCCCGACATCCTCGAGGCTGCCCGCAACACCTTCGTACTGGCGCTGCTTTCCACCATGATCGCTACCGTGCTGGGCACACTTTTTGCCATCGCCCTCGAGCGCTACCCCTGGCCCCGGCGAAGCCAGGGCTTTCTGGAAAACATCCTATATCTGCCGGTAGTCACGCCCGACATCATCTTTGCGGTGGCCCTGGTGGTGGCCTTTGGCGCATTTCGGATGGTCTCGAGCCTCTTCGAACCGGGCCTCTTCACCATGATTCTGGGCCACGTGACCTTTCAGATTGCCTTTGTAGCCCTCACCGTGCGCAGCCGCCTCAAGAGCCTGGGCCACGACCTCGACGAGGCCGCCCGCGACCTCTACGCCAGCTACGGCTACTATGTGCGCCGCGTCCTGCTACCCCTGCTCACCCCCGGCATCGTGGCCGGGGCCATGCTGGCCTTTACCCTCTCGCTCGACGACTTCGTAATCAGCTTCTTCACCGCCGGCCCCACCTCCCAGACCCTGCCCCTGCTCATCTACGCCTCGGTGCGGCGGGGCGTCACCCCCGAAATTCACGCCCTTTCCACGCTCATCTTTTTGATTACGGTGCTCCTGGTGCTGGCCTCCGAACGCCTGACCCGGCGCTGA
- a CDS encoding ABC transporter permease — MNRLIVWFGELTTPAKLYRRGLWFLLPAVVWILGLLVIPGLSLVALSFAERGQYGEVVWNFTLENYARLLGYGIFGWSPDTVLILLRSLWVAFVTTLVCVILAYPLAFFIASRPPRTRYLWLALVIIPFWTNLVIRTYAWQMLLAPDFPFAKLAQTLGLLAPDAGLYPSPLAVYIGMITAFLPFVVMPLFSSVERLDWSLVEAAQDLYANRVRTFFQAVWPQTLPGLTVGVILTFIPAMGMFVIPDLLGGAKYLLVGNLIQQQFYASRDWPYGAAVSLGLMVMTLVGLALYRRRGKDVDLV; from the coding sequence ATGAACCGTCTGATCGTCTGGTTTGGCGAACTCACCACCCCGGCCAAGCTCTACCGGCGGGGCTTATGGTTCTTGTTACCGGCGGTGGTCTGGATTCTGGGCCTTCTGGTGATTCCCGGCCTTTCGCTGGTGGCCCTCTCCTTCGCCGAGCGGGGGCAGTACGGCGAGGTGGTCTGGAACTTCACCCTGGAAAACTACGCCCGCCTGCTGGGCTACGGCATTTTTGGCTGGAGCCCCGATACCGTGCTGATCCTTTTGCGAAGCCTCTGGGTGGCCTTCGTGACCACGCTGGTCTGCGTTATCCTGGCCTACCCCCTGGCCTTCTTCATTGCCAGCAGGCCGCCGCGCACCCGCTACCTCTGGCTGGCGCTGGTGATTATTCCTTTCTGGACCAACCTGGTCATCCGCACCTATGCCTGGCAGATGCTGCTGGCCCCCGACTTTCCCTTCGCCAAGCTGGCCCAGACCCTGGGCCTGCTGGCCCCGGACGCGGGCCTTTATCCCAGCCCGCTGGCCGTTTATATCGGCATGATTACGGCTTTTCTACCGTTTGTGGTGATGCCTTTGTTCTCCTCGGTCGAAAGGCTCGACTGGAGCCTGGTCGAGGCCGCCCAGGATCTCTACGCGAACCGCGTCCGCACCTTCTTCCAGGCCGTCTGGCCCCAGACCCTACCGGGCCTTACGGTCGGCGTCATCCTGACCTTTATTCCGGCCATGGGCATGTTTGTCATCCCCGATTTGCTAGGTGGGGCCAAGTATCTGCTGGTGGGCAACCTGATCCAGCAGCAGTTCTACGCCAGCCGCGACTGGCCCTACGGGGCCGCAGTCAGCCTGGGCCTGATGGTCATGACCCTCGTGGGGCTGGCCCTCTACCGCCGCAGGGGGAAGGATGTGGATCTGGTATGA
- a CDS encoding ABC transporter ATP-binding protein produces MTTAAHPQATSGTLSIQNIVKKFGDFTALGGVSLEIKAGEFFTLLGPSGCGKTTLLRIIAGLEVPTEGRVVLLGQDLTPLPANQRPVNTVFQSYALFPHLSVWENIAFGLKSRRMDRAEVERRVKYGLEILQLERFKDRLPHQLSGGQKQRVALARALVNEPQVLLLDEPMSALDAKLRAEVQVQLRRLQQQLGLTFILVTHDQDEAMAVSDRIALMRMGHLEQVGTPDEVYERPRTRYAAEFLGAANLIKGQRLPMGFEASFGKLALNRTPPWDEGYVAIRPERVRLSEVEPRQNGLRVQVREAVYRGAYQEVWLEPCDLRVRTAPHPTLQAGQELWAELPVDALVVLDE; encoded by the coding sequence ATGACCACGGCTGCCCATCCTCAAGCCACCAGTGGCACCCTTTCCATTCAGAACATCGTCAAAAAATTCGGGGATTTCACTGCGCTGGGTGGGGTCAGCCTGGAGATCAAGGCTGGCGAGTTCTTTACCCTCTTGGGACCCTCGGGCTGCGGCAAAACCACCCTGCTGCGGATTATCGCTGGCCTCGAGGTGCCCACCGAGGGCAGGGTGGTGCTTTTAGGCCAAGACCTCACCCCCCTCCCGGCCAACCAGCGCCCGGTCAACACCGTCTTTCAGAGCTACGCCCTGTTTCCCCACCTATCAGTCTGGGAAAACATCGCCTTTGGGCTCAAAAGCCGCCGCATGGACAGGGCCGAAGTGGAGCGGCGGGTCAAGTACGGCCTCGAGATTTTGCAGCTCGAGCGTTTCAAAGACCGTCTCCCCCACCAGCTTTCCGGAGGTCAAAAACAACGGGTAGCCCTGGCTAGGGCGCTGGTCAACGAGCCGCAGGTACTGCTGCTGGACGAGCCCATGAGCGCCCTCGACGCCAAGCTGCGGGCCGAGGTGCAGGTGCAGCTGCGGCGCTTGCAACAGCAGTTGGGCCTCACCTTCATCCTGGTCACGCACGACCAGGACGAGGCCATGGCGGTCTCGGATCGCATCGCCCTGATGCGGATGGGCCACCTCGAGCAGGTCGGCACCCCCGACGAGGTTTACGAGCGGCCCCGCACCCGCTACGCCGCCGAGTTTCTGGGCGCCGCCAACCTCATCAAAGGCCAGCGGCTCCCCATGGGTTTCGAGGCCTCCTTTGGCAAGCTGGCCCTGAACCGCACCCCCCCCTGGGACGAGGGCTACGTGGCCATCCGCCCCGAGCGGGTGCGGCTTTCCGAGGTCGAACCGCGGCAGAACGGCCTGCGGGTACAGGTGCGCGAGGCCGTCTACCGGGGAGCCTACCAGGAGGTCTGGCTCGAGCCCTGCGACCTCCGCGTCCGCACCGCCCCCCACCCCACCCTTCAGGCCGGGCAGGAACTCTGGGCCGAACTGCCGGTAGATGCGCTGGTGGTGCTTGATGAATGA
- a CDS encoding choice-of-anchor D domain-containing protein, which yields MAQQKIWLLGVLLLASGCPSQPQTPKLEATPTTLEFGMVAAGSTSSAKIVVLSNTGSVPISGFTGGDPSLSVFGVVVGCTGTLNPGASCTYSYTFAPTATAVYNATATIQTSAGPVNLELKGSGVATFSVSALELDFGEVGIGATSPTQVVTIRNHGSTPLTGFAGGAPFDTQFGATQNCAAGVAPGASCQYNFTFKPTQAGSFETTSNSSTNAGPFVIKLKGKGVGPKLWVTPLELDFGPVLVGNTSPAQSVTIRNVGKSTLGSFAGGAPFDTQFGATQNCAAGVAPGASCQYNFTFKPTQVGSFETTSNSSTNAGPFIIKLKGTGVTSMPTGAARSVSPLELDFGEVGVNVTSPTQVVTIRNPGTATLTSFAGGAPFDTQFGATQNCAAGVAPGASCQYNFTFKPTQVGSFETTSNSSTNAGPFIIKLKGTGVGPRLWVTPLELDFGTVAVGTTSAPLTVTITNLGLSTLTNFAGGAPFNTQFGATQNCAAGVAPGASCQYTFTFKPTTAGVFETTSNSSTNAGPFVIKLRGNTPPGP from the coding sequence ATGGCACAACAAAAAATCTGGCTTCTGGGGGTCTTACTGTTGGCTAGCGGATGCCCTAGCCAACCACAAACACCCAAGCTCGAGGCCACCCCCACCACCCTCGAGTTCGGCATGGTGGCTGCGGGCAGCACCAGCAGTGCAAAAATCGTGGTACTCAGCAACACCGGTTCCGTGCCCATCAGTGGCTTTACGGGAGGCGACCCCTCCCTTTCGGTGTTTGGGGTAGTGGTTGGCTGCACTGGCACACTCAATCCTGGTGCAAGCTGCACCTACAGCTACACCTTTGCGCCCACCGCTACCGCCGTCTACAACGCCACGGCCACTATCCAGACCAGCGCCGGCCCGGTCAATCTCGAACTGAAGGGCAGTGGGGTGGCTACCTTTAGCGTGAGTGCCCTCGAGCTCGACTTTGGCGAGGTAGGTATCGGTGCGACCAGCCCCACCCAGGTAGTCACCATTCGCAACCACGGCAGTACCCCCCTCACCGGCTTTGCAGGGGGAGCACCCTTTGACACCCAGTTTGGTGCGACCCAAAACTGCGCCGCAGGGGTAGCCCCCGGTGCCAGCTGCCAGTACAACTTCACCTTCAAGCCCACTCAGGCCGGTAGCTTCGAGACCACCTCCAACAGCAGCACCAATGCCGGGCCTTTTGTGATCAAACTGAAGGGTAAAGGGGTAGGGCCCAAACTCTGGGTCACGCCGCTGGAGCTCGATTTTGGGCCCGTCCTGGTCGGCAATACCAGCCCGGCACAAAGCGTCACCATCCGCAACGTCGGCAAATCCACACTGGGCAGCTTTGCCGGGGGCGCACCCTTCGACACCCAGTTTGGCGCCACCCAAAACTGCGCCGCAGGGGTAGCCCCCGGCGCCAGCTGCCAGTACAACTTCACCTTCAAGCCCACTCAGGTCGGCAGCTTCGAGACCACCTCCAACAGCAGCACCAATGCCGGGCCTTTCATCATAAAGCTCAAGGGAACCGGGGTCACGAGTATGCCCACCGGCGCTGCCCGCAGCGTGTCACCCCTCGAGCTCGACTTCGGCGAGGTAGGCGTAAACGTTACCAGCCCCACCCAGGTGGTCACCATTCGGAATCCGGGTACGGCCACTTTGACCAGCTTTGCAGGAGGAGCACCCTTCGACACCCAGTTTGGCGCCACCCAGAACTGCGCCGCAGGCGTGGCCCCCGGCGCCAGTTGCCAGTACAATTTCACCTTCAAGCCCACTCAGGTCGGCAGCTTCGAGACCACCTCCAACAGCAGCACCAATGCCGGGCCTTTCATCATAAAGCTCAAGGGCACGGGAGTAGGGCCTCGGCTATGGGTCACACCGCTCGAGCTCGATTTTGGCACGGTTGCGGTAGGCACTACCAGTGCGCCCCTGACCGTCACCATCACCAATCTGGGCTTGTCCACCCTCACCAACTTTGCCGGAGGCGCTCCTTTCAATACGCAGTTTGGCGCCACCCAGAACTGCGCCGCAGGGGTAGCCCCCGGTGCTAGCTGTCAATATACCTTTACCTTCAAACCCACTACGGCCGGTGTGTTTGAGACCACCTCCAACTCCTCTACCAATGCTGGCCCCTTCGTTATTAAGCTACGCGGCAACACCCCTCCTGGGCCCTGA